Part of the Sporomusa termitida genome, GTGATTCAGGATCACAGTCTCCGGAAAAAATGTTATTATATGTTAATTAAGCAGACTGCTATTACTAAAACAAAACAAAAAGAAGGCTGGAAAACTTGTAAAAACTGTAGTGTCTTGTTGCCTCCGGCTCAAGATTTTTGTACAGCCTGTAGTATTGAACATAAACAGGAACAAAAAATGTCGCTCATTAGGCTTTTAAAGGAGGCTCCCTGGCTTAGTTATCACGATACTTGTCAGTTTGTTGCCTGCAGTCCGCGGGAATACCATGCCACTAAAAAAGGCCTGGTACATAAACTGATCCGTGCCTTATTTGAACCAGGCTGGGACAAGCTGAATGAGGCTGTCTTGGTTATGCTTATGACAGGCATTCCACCAGACAGAATAAATCAAAGCACAATTGATACAGTAATTGGAAAAATTAAAGTGCGACTTGCGGAAAAAGTCAGGAGGAAAAAATATGTTTCTGCACCTGGGCGCTGATACAGCCATTCCTTTACGTAGTGTAATTGCTATTTTTGATTTAAAGATATCCAGTTCAACCGCGACAGAACAATATTTAAAAAAGATCAAATCTCTGAATAAAGTTATTGATATATCCGATAATAGTGCAAAAAGTTTTATTATAACCGACCAAATTGTTTATCTTTCAGCTATATCATCACAAACACTAAAAAAAAGAGCTGGTCATTTATCGGTCGGAGATGAGGAATACGGGGGTTAAGTATTATGGCAGATATGAATGATACAACAGTTAACGGCAATTATGGCGCGCAGCAGATTCAGGTTCTGGAGGGCCTGGAAGCTGTGCGTAAACGTCCGGGCATGTATATTGGCAGTACTTCGTCCAAGGGGCTTCACCATTTGGTATACGAGGTAGTCGATAATAGTATTGATGAAGCATTAGCAGGTTTTTGCGACAGGGTTGAGGTAACTATTCATAATGATAATAGTATAACTGTCATTGACAACGGACGTGGTATTCCGGTTGATATGCACGAAACCGGCAGACCGGCTGTTGAAGTTGTGCTTACCATATTGCATGCCGGCGGTAAATTTGGCGGCGAAGGCTATAAAGTTTCCGGTGGTCTCCACGGTGTCGGTGTATCGGTAGTAAATGCACTGTCAGAGTGGATGGAAGTGGAAGTAAAAAGAAATGGTAAAATTCATTTTATCCGTTTTGAACGGGGGATTACGGCACAAGATCTTACCATCATTGGTGAAACCAGTGAGACTGGTACTAAAGTTTGGTTTAAACCAGACCAGGAGATTTTTGAGGAAATCGAGTATAGCTTTGAAACCTTAAAAAACCGTTTACGGGAACTGGCTTTTCTTAACCGAACCTTGACAATAAACCTTGCGGATGAGCGAAATGAAGTAAAGGCCGAGTTTTATTATGAAGGTGGAATTACCTCTTTTGTTGAGCATCTAAATAAAAGCCGGGATGTTGTGCATAAACCGATTTATTTAAACGGCTCCAAAGAGACAACTCTGGCTGAGATTGCCATTCAATATAACGATGGTTATGTTGAGAGTATCTATTCTTTTGTTAATAATATAAATACCCAGGAAGGCGGAACCCATTTAAGCGGGTTTAAAATTGCCCTGACCCGGACAATTAATGATTTTGCCCGTAAATTCAATGTACTCAAAGATAACGACGAAAATTTAAGTGGCGAAGATGTCCGTGAAGGTTTGACCGCTGTTATCAGTGTAAAGATTCAGGAGCCGCAGTTTGAAGGACAAACAAAGACTAAATTAGGTAACAGTGAAGTCAGAGGGATTATTGACAGTATTGTGTCGGAAGGCCTTAACGAGTTTTTTGAGGAAAACCCAGCTGTTACTAAAAAAATTATTGAAAAATCGGTTACCGCTTCACGAGCCCGTGAGGCTGCCCGTAAAGCGCGCGAATTAACCAGGCGTAAAACAGCGCTTGAATCAAGCTCATTACCTGGAAAACTGGCTGATTGCTCAATTAAAGATCCTGATCAAACAGAGATCTATCTGGTAGAAGGTGACAGCGCCGGCGGTTCGGCCAAACAGGGACGGGACCGGCGGTTCCAGGCTATTCTGCCATTACGGGGAAAAATCCTGAATGTAGAAAAAGCGCGGATGGATAAAATCCTTAACAATTTAGAAATCAGGGCGATGATTACTGCCTTTGGCAATGGAATTGGCGAAGAATTTGACCTTGAAAAACGACGATATGGTAAAATTATTATCATGACAGATGCGGATGTTGACGGCTCACATATTCGCACCTTATTATTGACTTTCTTCTATCGTCACATGCAGCCATTAATTCAAAGCGGACATGTATATATTGCGCAGCCACCGCTATATCTTGTGAAAAAAGGCCGGGAAAGCTGGTATCTCTACAGTGATGCCGAAATGGATAATCTGCTGACCAGAATTGGCCGGGACAATATTAATGTTCAGCGATATAAAGGGTTAGGCGAGATGAATCCTGAACAATTATGGGAAACAACTATGAATCCGGAGACCAGAACTATTCTAAGAGTTGACCTGGATGATGCCATTGCTGCTGATGAGATATTTTCAATACTTATGGGTGATAAAGTAGAACCGCGCAGAAAATTTATTGAGGATAATGCTAGTAAAGTAAGAAATCTGGATATCTAATGACATGAAAAAGAAGCTGTACCGTTTCGTACAAGCTTCTTTTTTACTAGTTAGTTATTTTGCTGACAGTACATTCATATAGCAGCTTTTTAGCCTGGCGGGAGGCCCATTTAATTTCATTTGCGGTTACGGCCACATCAAGTAAAGGGTGGAGATAATAGCTGCCTGTCAGTGTTGCCTGCCACAATTCAATTGCCTGGGTAAGCTTTTCCCAGTAATTTTCACTGATTTCCTCTGGTACGGCTATTTGCCTGTTAATAATGATAGACCGTAACTTGCTATTGACTCTGGTTATCGTAATACAGCCACTTGCCAGTATCTCCAAAATTTCTTGAAATTCCGGGCTAACCGGCTGCAGACCTGATTGCAGCCGCCGGTCAAATCTTGCCGGCAGGAGCTCGTAAATTCTATCAGCCTTACCGATCAGAGATTGGTTATAATCAATAAATTTTTCGGTAATGGTAAACCAGTTGGGCTGTTCCGCTTTACCGGCATTTAATAAATCGCCTTCACGGCTTAGAAATTCCCGTAATTTACGTGTTTCTTTATTGAGTTGATGAACATAATCTTTTTGTTCCGGGTATAATGCCGGTCTGATATTATCGAGTTTGACATAATCTTGAACAGCCTGGCAAAAATATAGGACTGCCTCTTTATTGCTTTCTTCAAGTTTTTCCTTAAATTGTTGCCGGTAGCGGGGCGGCCAGAGGATAATATTGGTGAACATGGCTACACTTAAGCCCACAAATATTACCGCTGACCTGGCCAGGGCATGGGGGATAAATTGTTCGGCGCTGGCGCTTAAGACAAATAATGCAGCAATAATTCCCATTGTTACACTGCTTTGAAAGTTGAATTTAATGTGTAAAGCTATTAGCAGTATGGTGATGAGACCCATAACCATTGGATTACTCCCGGCCAGGTAACCCAAAATGAGGCCGGTTGTTACGCCCAGAATATGTACCAGTATTTGATCCTGGGCTGTTTTTACCGATAGGAAGATGGAAGGCTGCATATTTATAACAGCAGAGACAGCACCAAAAAAAGCAGGCTCAAGGTT contains:
- a CDS encoding DciA family protein: MFKLKDVLPATLKSMGMTKKYNAQSVIVHWQEIVGEEISSHSWPISVERNILFLAVNNSVWSHHLMMLKPEIINKINKFLNEKLIYDIRFQAGDLKKYQNQQDDGENITILQPTKLTTDELAAIWQATVVIQDHSLRKKCYYMLIKQTAITKTKQKEGWKTCKNCSVLLPPAQDFCTACSIEHKQEQKMSLIRLLKEAPWLSYHDTCQFVACSPREYHATKKGLVHKLIRALFEPGWDKLNEAVLVMLMTGIPPDRINQSTIDTVIGKIKVRLAEKVRRKKYVSAPGR
- the remB gene encoding extracellular matrix regulator RemB, translated to MFLHLGADTAIPLRSVIAIFDLKISSSTATEQYLKKIKSLNKVIDISDNSAKSFIITDQIVYLSAISSQTLKKRAGHLSVGDEEYGG
- the gyrB gene encoding DNA topoisomerase (ATP-hydrolyzing) subunit B, with translation MADMNDTTVNGNYGAQQIQVLEGLEAVRKRPGMYIGSTSSKGLHHLVYEVVDNSIDEALAGFCDRVEVTIHNDNSITVIDNGRGIPVDMHETGRPAVEVVLTILHAGGKFGGEGYKVSGGLHGVGVSVVNALSEWMEVEVKRNGKIHFIRFERGITAQDLTIIGETSETGTKVWFKPDQEIFEEIEYSFETLKNRLRELAFLNRTLTINLADERNEVKAEFYYEGGITSFVEHLNKSRDVVHKPIYLNGSKETTLAEIAIQYNDGYVESIYSFVNNINTQEGGTHLSGFKIALTRTINDFARKFNVLKDNDENLSGEDVREGLTAVISVKIQEPQFEGQTKTKLGNSEVRGIIDSIVSEGLNEFFEENPAVTKKIIEKSVTASRAREAARKARELTRRKTALESSSLPGKLADCSIKDPDQTEIYLVEGDSAGGSAKQGRDRRFQAILPLRGKILNVEKARMDKILNNLEIRAMITAFGNGIGEEFDLEKRRYGKIIIMTDADVDGSHIRTLLLTFFYRHMQPLIQSGHVYIAQPPLYLVKKGRESWYLYSDAEMDNLLTRIGRDNINVQRYKGLGEMNPEQLWETTMNPETRTILRVDLDDAIAADEIFSILMGDKVEPRRKFIEDNASKVRNLDI
- a CDS encoding FUSC family protein; this encodes MKIGARIIKTGIAVTITMYICKLLNLEPAFFGAVSAVINMQPSIFLSVKTAQDQILVHILGVTTGLILGYLAGSNPMVMGLITILLIALHIKFNFQSSVTMGIIAALFVLSASAEQFIPHALARSAVIFVGLSVAMFTNIILWPPRYRQQFKEKLEESNKEAVLYFCQAVQDYVKLDNIRPALYPEQKDYVHQLNKETRKLREFLSREGDLLNAGKAEQPNWFTITEKFIDYNQSLIGKADRIYELLPARFDRRLQSGLQPVSPEFQEILEILASGCITITRVNSKLRSIIINRQIAVPEEISENYWEKLTQAIELWQATLTGSYYLHPLLDVAVTANEIKWASRQAKKLLYECTVSKITN